One window of the Haloarcula halobia genome contains the following:
- the spt4 gene encoding transcription elongation factor subunit Spt4, whose protein sequence is MADRLVCRDCHRVQGAEVESQCEACGGTSLTEDWAGYVVIAHPEESEIAREMEVTEPGQYALKVR, encoded by the coding sequence ATGGCGGACCGGCTCGTCTGTCGCGACTGTCACCGCGTCCAGGGCGCCGAGGTCGAGAGCCAGTGTGAGGCCTGTGGCGGCACGTCGCTGACCGAGGACTGGGCGGGGTACGTCGTCATCGCCCACCCCGAGGAATCCGAGATCGCCCGCGAGATGGAGGTCACGGAGCCGGGCCAGTACGCGCTGAAGGTCCGCTGA
- a CDS encoding methyltransferase domain-containing protein, translated as MYVLELGGQDDAFATREATSAASAVTPLAPGLATARGVTDRVASLAYTHRACELVGTGDPDVESARAVLETASVDRSGTVAVRAVDVRGSTDVDTQAAERALGGALTDRGFAVDLETPDHTLYAYFADPAGDEESDAGEACCALGWLAVESHRDFGERQPTDRPFFQPGSMDPLEARALVNLAGARPGATVLDPMCGTGGILLEAGLVGADVVGSDAQEKMVRGTRENLRHGLPATSHPDGSGPPPGRWDLLRADAARLPLADDAVDAVVFDAPYGRQSRIEGDLDPLVSGALAEARRVADRCVLVADREWTAAAETAGWTLADRFERRVHRSLVRHVHLLE; from the coding sequence GTGTACGTGCTCGAACTCGGCGGGCAGGACGACGCGTTCGCGACCCGGGAGGCCACGAGTGCCGCCAGCGCCGTCACGCCGCTCGCGCCCGGCCTGGCGACGGCCCGCGGGGTCACCGACCGCGTGGCGTCGCTCGCCTACACGCATCGAGCCTGCGAACTCGTCGGGACCGGCGACCCGGACGTCGAGAGCGCGCGGGCCGTACTCGAGACGGCGAGCGTCGACCGCTCGGGGACCGTCGCGGTGCGTGCCGTCGACGTCAGGGGGAGCACCGACGTCGACACGCAGGCGGCCGAGCGGGCGCTGGGCGGCGCCCTCACGGACCGCGGGTTCGCCGTCGACCTGGAGACCCCCGACCACACGCTCTACGCCTACTTCGCCGACCCCGCGGGCGACGAGGAGTCCGACGCGGGCGAGGCCTGCTGTGCGCTGGGGTGGCTCGCCGTCGAGAGCCACCGGGACTTCGGCGAGCGCCAGCCCACCGACCGGCCGTTCTTCCAGCCCGGGAGCATGGACCCGCTGGAGGCGCGCGCGCTGGTCAACCTCGCGGGCGCCCGGCCCGGCGCGACGGTGCTCGACCCGATGTGTGGCACCGGCGGCATCCTGCTCGAGGCGGGCCTCGTCGGCGCCGACGTAGTCGGGAGCGACGCACAGGAAAAGATGGTGCGCGGGACGCGCGAGAACCTGCGCCACGGCCTCCCGGCAACCAGTCACCCGGACGGTTCAGGCCCCCCACCCGGCCGCTGGGACCTCCTCCGGGCCGACGCCGCGCGCCTGCCCCTCGCTGACGACGCCGTCGACGCCGTCGTCTTCGACGCGCCCTACGGCCGCCAGTCCCGCATCGAGGGCGACCTCGACCCCCTCGTTTCCGGTGCGCTCGCCGAGGCACGGCGAGTCGCCGACCGCTGTGTCCTGGTCGCCGACCGCGAGTGGACGGCGGCCGCCGAGACCGCCGGGTGGACGCTCGCCGACCGCTTCGAGCGGCGGGTCCACCGGTCGCTGGTCCGGCACGTCCACCTGCTGGAGTGA
- a CDS encoding rubrerythrin-like domain-containing protein, with protein sequence MPTWSDPAPCDDNERLFECPDCGTRLCSELSAVTCEKCGAEMQNLSVPRPE encoded by the coding sequence ATGCCAACCTGGTCAGACCCGGCACCGTGTGACGACAACGAGCGACTCTTCGAGTGCCCCGACTGCGGGACGCGCCTCTGTAGCGAGCTCTCCGCAGTGACCTGCGAGAAGTGTGGGGCCGAGATGCAGAACCTGAGCGTGCCCCGTCCCGAGTAG
- a CDS encoding GTP-dependent dephospho-CoA kinase family protein, whose protein sequence is MADVVLELPEDLRGELKEPFGSLHTDAATLLSVAGDPLVAVGDIVTYHLLEAGRVPDVAFVDERTKRTAVDEEVRAAVAGFDRRVDVENPPATLTRDLLSALVTALETDGTTLVHVDGEEDLAALPAILAVPAGGVVVYGQPDEGMVLVRGDAATTERVEALLDRMDGDAALARSLLSD, encoded by the coding sequence GTGGCCGACGTCGTCCTCGAACTCCCGGAGGACCTGCGAGGCGAACTCAAGGAGCCCTTTGGCTCGCTGCATACCGACGCGGCGACGCTGCTTTCTGTCGCCGGCGACCCGCTGGTCGCCGTCGGCGACATCGTCACCTACCACCTGCTCGAGGCTGGCCGGGTCCCGGACGTCGCCTTCGTCGACGAGCGCACCAAGCGGACCGCCGTCGACGAGGAGGTCCGGGCGGCCGTCGCCGGGTTCGACCGCCGCGTCGACGTCGAGAACCCGCCGGCGACGCTCACGCGGGACCTGCTCTCGGCGCTCGTCACCGCGCTCGAGACCGACGGGACCACGCTCGTCCACGTCGACGGCGAGGAGGACCTGGCGGCGCTCCCGGCGATTCTCGCCGTCCCCGCCGGCGGGGTCGTGGTCTACGGCCAGCCCGACGAGGGGATGGTGCTCGTCAGGGGCGACGCGGCGACCACCGAACGGGTGGAGGCGCTACTCGACCGGATGGACGGCGACGCAGCACTGGCTCGCTCGCTGCTGTCCGACTGA